In Thermococcus stetteri, one genomic interval encodes:
- a CDS encoding TIGR00288 family NYN domain-containing protein, translating into MKERFFKILKRESEKKEEEAPKKTIGLIIDGPNILRKEFGIKLEDILEALKRIGNVRVAKVILNQYAPQGLIEAVVNQGLEPVIVAGDTDVRVAIEAMELIYNSDVDVIALASRDADFLPIIIEAKRRGKETVVIGVEPGFSVALQNAADYVIKMEGKKAKENKEEQDS; encoded by the coding sequence ATGAAGGAGCGGTTCTTTAAGATTCTAAAGAGGGAGAGCGAGAAAAAGGAGGAGGAAGCTCCAAAAAAGACGATAGGCCTCATCATAGACGGGCCGAACATCCTTAGGAAGGAGTTCGGGATAAAGCTTGAGGACATCCTTGAGGCCCTCAAGAGGATAGGAAACGTGAGGGTAGCAAAGGTAATCCTGAACCAGTACGCTCCACAGGGACTTATCGAGGCGGTTGTCAACCAGGGTCTTGAGCCGGTCATCGTCGCTGGAGACACAGACGTCCGCGTTGCCATAGAGGCCATGGAGCTGATTTACAACTCTGACGTTGATGTAATAGCCCTCGCTTCCAGGGATGCTGACTTTCTCCCGATAATCATTGAGGCAAAGAGGCGCGGCAAGGAGACCGTTGTTATAGGAGTGGAACCGGGCTTTTCTGTGGCCCTCCAAAATGCTGCCGACTACGTCATCAAGATGGAAGGGAAAAAAGCCAAGGAAAACAAAGAAGAGCAGGATTCCTGA
- a CDS encoding TIGR00288 family NYN domain-containing protein encodes MASGWEKIVAMTKSGMKIIGQMKRKVSRGKRIALLIDGPNILRKELGVKLEDIAEALSQIGDIRVAKVILNQYAPQGLIEAVSNQGFEPIIVSGETGVKLAVEAMKEIYNPHIDVIALATRNAEFLPVILKAKEKGKETVVIGVEPGFSAALKHAADYTIILGGEEE; translated from the coding sequence ATGGCAAGCGGATGGGAGAAGATAGTTGCGATGACAAAGAGCGGGATGAAAATCATAGGACAGATGAAAAGGAAGGTCTCGAGGGGGAAGAGGATAGCACTCCTTATAGACGGTCCCAACATACTCAGGAAAGAGCTTGGAGTAAAGCTTGAGGACATTGCAGAGGCGCTCAGCCAGATCGGGGACATCAGGGTGGCAAAGGTGATCCTCAACCAGTACGCGCCTCAGGGGCTTATCGAGGCTGTCTCAAATCAGGGGTTTGAGCCGATAATCGTGTCTGGGGAAACGGGCGTAAAGCTCGCCGTCGAGGCCATGAAGGAGATATACAACCCGCACATAGACGTCATAGCCCTCGCCACTAGGAACGCGGAGTTTTTGCCTGTAATCTTGAAGGCAAAGGAGAAGGGTAAAGAGACGGTCGTCATAGGTGTAGAGCCGGGCTTTTCAGCGGCTCTGAAGCACGCGGCAGACTACACGATTATTCTCGGCGGTGAGGAAGAATGA
- a CDS encoding tRNA(Met) cytidine acetyltransferase TmcA translates to MTVKVRFDKEVREYAKGEKVKDSVLKITETALAQALEKFHRRMIVIEGDTLKKAELAGILAGASARVLSDIVGELIEKRLRDESEDKIEVLYATDALGEETFGRKRYEAFRKHFDILAGSEVNVTAVTFKHTREILGRTYDLLVLDMSYDYSPNDLGRIIETVRGGGLIFILAHPFEKWKDMWTGFHKSLVTPPYTINDVKKRFNRRLIRKFTQHDGIYIITENGKAKKKPKKSKSQAKVRARKGVEIPEETLFPKELYEMALTEGQVEVLRAFEELVDKEEMLVLTADRGRGKSVSVGIAAIGLAVALKKRTRIVVTAPELENVQSLFRFAKRALEKLGFKPYVVEEKGLIKELYARKIGLRYYPPAEGYKKSADLYILDEAAGIHVPILHKYLNKPRVVYSSTIHGYEGAGRGFSVKFLKKAREKRSFKELHMDEPIRYAYGDPIEKWLFDVLLLDAEPVELTEEDYELIKRKEVYLEKPDLDDWFENDREDLKNFVGIYILAHYRNRPSDVALLADAPHHEARVLRLKNGKIVTAVQIAKEGGIPKNVIDKMAKGYKPRGNIIPDMMVKHHYLKEFAKLKGYRIVRIATHPDAMDMGLGSKALELLEKEAREKGLDWIGSGFGASEELVRFWVRNGFAVVHLSPARNPVSGEFTAIVLKPISKKAKELIKKANDEFRIRFTEWLGDTHRELEPEIARWLFETPFGEAVDYPIHLTETQKKRLDAFTGKVLTYDTVVDAVKPIVKLYFLDGWMKPYLDERQIKLLIYRVLQAHSWEETAKLIDRTEMFTMIEVRDIIRGLWYYYKRLLS, encoded by the coding sequence GTGACCGTCAAGGTCCGCTTTGATAAGGAAGTGAGGGAGTACGCTAAAGGTGAGAAGGTTAAGGATTCAGTTCTCAAGATCACCGAGACCGCCTTGGCACAGGCGCTTGAGAAGTTCCACAGGAGAATGATCGTGATCGAGGGCGACACGCTCAAAAAGGCCGAACTTGCTGGAATCCTCGCGGGAGCCTCTGCGAGGGTTCTCTCGGATATAGTTGGTGAGCTGATTGAAAAGCGCCTCAGGGACGAGAGCGAGGATAAAATCGAGGTTCTCTATGCCACAGATGCACTCGGCGAGGAGACCTTTGGAAGGAAGCGCTACGAGGCTTTCAGGAAGCACTTTGACATCCTAGCTGGTTCCGAGGTGAACGTTACGGCGGTTACCTTCAAGCACACGAGGGAAATCTTAGGAAGAACCTACGACCTTCTTGTCTTGGACATGAGCTACGATTACTCACCCAACGACCTCGGAAGGATCATCGAGACAGTCCGCGGCGGCGGGCTTATCTTCATCCTCGCCCACCCGTTCGAGAAGTGGAAAGACATGTGGACGGGCTTCCACAAGAGCCTCGTAACTCCACCCTACACGATCAACGACGTGAAGAAGCGCTTCAACAGGAGGCTCATAAGGAAGTTCACCCAGCACGACGGGATATACATCATCACCGAGAACGGAAAGGCGAAGAAGAAGCCCAAAAAGAGCAAGAGCCAGGCAAAGGTACGGGCGAGGAAGGGAGTTGAAATCCCGGAGGAAACCCTCTTCCCGAAGGAGCTGTACGAGATGGCTCTCACCGAGGGACAGGTTGAAGTCCTCAGGGCCTTCGAGGAGCTTGTCGATAAGGAGGAAATGCTCGTCCTCACGGCAGACAGGGGTAGGGGTAAGAGCGTTTCCGTTGGAATAGCGGCGATAGGTTTGGCCGTTGCCCTGAAAAAGAGGACGAGGATAGTGGTCACCGCTCCGGAGCTCGAGAACGTCCAGTCCCTCTTCCGGTTCGCCAAGAGGGCCCTGGAGAAGCTCGGCTTCAAGCCCTACGTTGTCGAGGAAAAGGGCCTCATAAAGGAGCTCTACGCGAGGAAGATTGGCCTGCGCTATTACCCGCCGGCAGAAGGTTACAAGAAGAGCGCCGACCTCTACATCCTCGATGAAGCAGCGGGAATCCATGTGCCGATACTCCACAAGTACCTCAACAAGCCGCGCGTCGTCTATTCCTCAACTATTCACGGCTACGAGGGTGCTGGAAGGGGCTTCTCCGTCAAGTTCCTGAAGAAGGCAAGGGAGAAGCGCTCTTTTAAGGAACTCCACATGGACGAGCCAATAAGGTACGCCTACGGTGATCCAATAGAGAAGTGGCTCTTCGACGTTCTCCTGCTCGATGCCGAACCGGTCGAGCTGACGGAGGAGGACTACGAGCTGATAAAGCGGAAGGAGGTTTACCTTGAAAAGCCCGACCTCGACGACTGGTTCGAGAACGACAGGGAGGATTTGAAGAACTTCGTCGGCATCTATATTCTCGCTCATTACCGCAACAGGCCAAGCGACGTGGCTCTGTTGGCCGATGCACCGCACCACGAGGCGAGGGTGCTCCGCCTGAAGAACGGCAAGATAGTCACGGCCGTTCAGATAGCGAAGGAAGGCGGGATTCCAAAGAACGTCATAGACAAGATGGCCAAGGGCTACAAGCCGCGCGGGAACATCATCCCGGACATGATGGTCAAGCACCACTACCTCAAGGAGTTCGCCAAGCTGAAAGGCTATAGAATAGTCAGGATAGCGACTCACCCGGATGCAATGGACATGGGGCTCGGAAGCAAGGCCCTTGAGCTCCTCGAAAAGGAGGCAAGGGAGAAAGGCCTCGACTGGATAGGCTCGGGCTTTGGAGCGAGTGAAGAGCTCGTCCGCTTCTGGGTCAGGAACGGCTTCGCTGTTGTCCACCTCAGTCCAGCGAGGAACCCTGTTAGCGGCGAGTTCACCGCTATAGTCCTCAAGCCGATAAGCAAGAAGGCGAAGGAGCTCATCAAGAAGGCCAACGACGAGTTCAGGATCAGGTTTACCGAGTGGCTCGGCGATACCCACAGGGAGCTTGAGCCTGAAATCGCGCGCTGGCTCTTCGAGACGCCCTTTGGTGAGGCCGTGGATTACCCGATTCACCTGACAGAGACCCAGAAGAAGCGTCTTGATGCCTTCACTGGAAAGGTCCTCACCTACGACACGGTGGTTGATGCAGTAAAGCCGATAGTGAAGCTCTACTTCCTTGACGGCTGGATGAAGCCCTACCTCGACGAGAGGCAGATAAAGCTCCTCATATATCGCGTCCTCCAGGCCCACAGCTGGGAGGAAACAGCGAAGCTCATCGACAGGACTGAGATGTTCACTATGATCGAGGTCAGGGACATTATCAGAGGGCTCTGGTATTACTACAAGAGGCTGTTGAGCTGA
- a CDS encoding S9 family peptidase: MVKGLTEKDLGKFKLVGNIDAFRRKLVFQVTEISVEKDDYFSRLYLYDGRKVKPFTSGKKDANPRFSPDGKLVAFTSKRDKESKEAELYLIPTDGGEARLLAKSKYGIKNLRFTEDGKGIAVVTPIDIEKKPKDDVHIIKELPFWFNGVGWVYGKRSVVYLVDIETGKKKRLTPKNLDVGQIRFHNGKLYFTAQEDRERKPMVSDLYVLEGRKVKRLTPGKWSISDFIPLDDGTFILKANTRERGIPTNTHIYHYNPETGEMRKLTKELDRAAYNSLNSDVRGAQRAELVFRDGWVYYIATDGPRTNLFRVNLDGKIERVIGGDRSVESFAIGDYIAFTAQDAVTPLELYVLRDGTEKKVTDFNGWIREYSLSKPEHFKVKASDGVEIDAWVMKPINFEPGKKYPAVLEIHGGPKTAYGYAFMHEFHVLTAKGFAVIFSNPRGSDGYGEEFADIREHYGERDYQDIMEVVDEAIKRFDFIDPERIGVTGGSYGGFMTNWIVGHTNRFKAAVTQRSISNWTSFFGTTDIGYFFAPDQIGGDPWSNTEGYWEKSPLKYAPNVETPLLIIHSMEDYRCWLPEALQFFTALKYLGKTVELALFPGENHDLSRSGKPKHRVKRLELIAEWMERWLKG; the protein is encoded by the coding sequence ATGGTGAAAGGTCTGACCGAGAAGGACCTCGGAAAGTTTAAGCTCGTAGGCAATATAGACGCCTTCAGGAGAAAGCTCGTTTTCCAAGTGACAGAGATAAGCGTCGAGAAGGACGACTACTTCTCAAGGCTCTACCTCTACGACGGCAGGAAGGTTAAGCCCTTCACCTCCGGAAAGAAGGACGCCAACCCGCGCTTCTCACCGGATGGAAAGCTTGTAGCATTCACCTCTAAGCGCGACAAGGAGAGCAAAGAGGCAGAACTCTACCTCATCCCAACCGACGGCGGCGAGGCAAGGCTTTTAGCTAAGTCCAAGTACGGAATCAAGAACCTCCGCTTCACAGAGGATGGAAAGGGCATAGCGGTTGTAACTCCGATAGACATCGAGAAGAAGCCCAAGGACGACGTCCACATCATCAAGGAGCTTCCCTTCTGGTTCAACGGCGTCGGCTGGGTCTACGGGAAGAGGAGCGTTGTTTATCTCGTTGATATCGAGACCGGGAAGAAAAAGCGCCTCACTCCAAAGAACCTCGATGTCGGCCAGATCCGCTTCCACAACGGCAAGCTCTACTTCACCGCCCAGGAAGACCGCGAGAGGAAGCCGATGGTTAGCGACCTCTACGTTCTCGAGGGCAGGAAAGTAAAGAGGCTGACGCCGGGCAAGTGGAGCATCTCCGACTTTATCCCGCTTGACGATGGCACTTTCATCCTCAAGGCCAACACGCGCGAGCGCGGGATTCCGACGAACACCCATATCTACCACTACAACCCCGAAACGGGTGAGATGAGAAAACTGACAAAAGAGCTCGACAGGGCGGCCTACAACTCCCTCAACAGCGACGTTAGAGGTGCTCAGAGAGCAGAGCTCGTCTTTAGGGACGGCTGGGTTTACTACATAGCTACCGACGGCCCGAGGACAAACCTGTTCCGCGTCAACCTCGACGGCAAGATCGAGCGCGTTATCGGTGGAGACAGGAGCGTCGAGAGCTTTGCGATAGGCGATTACATAGCCTTCACTGCTCAGGATGCGGTTACACCACTTGAGCTTTACGTCCTCCGCGACGGGACGGAGAAGAAAGTTACCGACTTCAACGGCTGGATTAGAGAGTACAGCCTTTCAAAGCCGGAGCACTTCAAGGTCAAGGCCAGCGACGGCGTTGAGATTGATGCGTGGGTCATGAAACCGATCAACTTTGAACCGGGCAAGAAGTATCCGGCAGTTCTGGAAATCCACGGCGGGCCGAAGACGGCCTACGGCTACGCCTTCATGCACGAGTTCCACGTCTTGACTGCCAAGGGCTTCGCGGTGATATTCTCCAACCCGAGGGGAAGCGACGGCTACGGCGAGGAGTTTGCCGATATAAGGGAGCACTACGGCGAGCGCGATTATCAGGACATAATGGAAGTCGTTGATGAAGCGATAAAGAGGTTCGACTTCATCGACCCTGAGAGAATAGGCGTCACCGGCGGCTCCTACGGTGGCTTCATGACGAACTGGATAGTCGGCCACACCAACCGCTTTAAGGCGGCTGTGACTCAGCGCTCCATCTCCAACTGGACGAGCTTTTTCGGCACCACCGACATCGGCTACTTCTTCGCGCCCGATCAGATAGGCGGCGACCCGTGGAGCAACACCGAGGGCTACTGGGAGAAGAGCCCGCTGAAGTACGCTCCCAACGTTGAGACGCCGCTTCTCATAATTCACTCGATGGAAGACTACCGCTGCTGGCTCCCGGAGGCGCTACAGTTCTTCACTGCCTTAAAGTACCTCGGCAAAACGGTCGAGCTGGCCCTCTTCCCTGGAGAGAACCACGATCTCAGCCGCTCGGGAAAGCCGAAGCACAGGGTGAAGAGGTTGGAGCTGATAGCGGAATGGATGGAGAGGTGGTTAAAGGGTTAG
- a CDS encoding methionine adenosyltransferase: MAEKIRNIVVEEMVRTPVEMQQVELVERKGIGHPDSIADGIAEAVSRALSREYMKRYGIILHHNTDQVEVVGGRAYPQFGGGEVIKPIYILLSGRAVEMVDREFFPVHEVAIKAAKDYLKKAVRHLDIENHVVIDSRIGQGSVDLVGVFNKAKKNPIPLANDTSFGVGYAPLSETERIVLETEKYLNSDEFKKKWPAVGEDIKVMGLRKGDEIDLTIAAAIVDSEVDNPDDYMAVKEAIYEAAKEIVESHTQRPTNIYVNTADDPKEGIYYITVTGTSAEAGDDGSVGRGNRVNGLITPNRHMSMEAAAGKNPVSHVGKIYNILSMLIANDIAEQIEGVEEVYVRILSQIGKPIDEPLVASVQIIPKKGYSIDVLQKPAYEIADEWLANITKIQKMILEDKINVF; this comes from the coding sequence ATGGCTGAGAAGATAAGGAACATAGTCGTTGAAGAGATGGTCAGAACCCCGGTCGAGATGCAGCAGGTCGAGCTCGTCGAGAGGAAGGGTATCGGCCACCCCGACAGCATAGCCGACGGTATTGCCGAGGCCGTCAGCAGGGCGCTCTCCAGAGAGTACATGAAGAGGTACGGGATCATCCTCCACCACAACACCGACCAGGTTGAGGTCGTAGGTGGGAGGGCCTACCCACAGTTCGGCGGCGGTGAGGTCATCAAGCCGATCTACATCCTCCTCTCGGGAAGGGCCGTTGAGATGGTCGACAGGGAGTTCTTCCCGGTTCACGAGGTCGCCATAAAAGCCGCCAAGGACTACCTCAAGAAGGCCGTAAGGCACCTCGACATTGAGAACCACGTTGTCATAGACTCCCGCATCGGGCAGGGAAGCGTTGACCTCGTTGGAGTCTTCAACAAGGCCAAGAAGAACCCAATCCCGCTCGCCAACGACACAAGCTTTGGCGTCGGCTACGCTCCGCTCAGTGAAACGGAGAGGATTGTCCTCGAGACCGAGAAGTACCTCAACAGCGACGAGTTCAAGAAGAAGTGGCCGGCCGTCGGTGAGGACATCAAGGTCATGGGTCTCAGGAAAGGCGACGAGATTGACCTTACCATAGCTGCAGCCATCGTCGACAGCGAAGTCGACAACCCCGACGACTACATGGCCGTCAAGGAGGCCATCTACGAGGCCGCCAAGGAGATCGTCGAGTCCCACACCCAGAGGCCGACCAACATCTACGTGAACACTGCCGATGATCCGAAAGAGGGCATCTACTACATAACCGTTACCGGAACCAGCGCCGAGGCCGGCGACGACGGAAGCGTTGGCAGGGGCAATAGGGTCAACGGCCTCATCACCCCCAACAGGCACATGAGCATGGAGGCGGCAGCTGGTAAGAACCCGGTAAGCCACGTCGGTAAGATCTACAACATCCTCTCAATGCTCATAGCGAACGACATAGCCGAGCAGATTGAGGGCGTTGAAGAGGTCTACGTCAGGATACTCAGCCAGATTGGAAAGCCCATAGACGAGCCGCTCGTTGCCAGCGTCCAGATAATCCCGAAGAAGGGCTACTCGATCGACGTCCTCCAGAAGCCGGCCTACGAGATAGCCGACGAGTGGCTGGCCAACATAACGAAGATCCAGAAGATGATCCTCGAGGACAAGATAAACGTCTTCTGA
- a CDS encoding metallophosphoesterase — protein sequence MRIAAVTDIHGKLEKAKKLLGVLEEERPDLILIAGDITNFGGAEIARKVLEPLMDLGVPLLAVHGNCDGRDVPELLEKLRISLHNKRREANGTGFVGIGGSNITPFNTIWELTEDEIREILTKNYKPGDIILSHAPPKDTKADRVHSGLHVGSTALRKFIEGNQPPLVVTGHIHEARSVDELGKTVIVNPGPLFRGYYALIEFDEKRKAVKNVDLEKL from the coding sequence ATGAGGATAGCGGCGGTCACTGACATCCACGGCAAGCTCGAGAAAGCGAAGAAGCTCTTGGGGGTTCTTGAGGAGGAGAGACCAGACCTTATCCTCATTGCAGGGGACATAACGAACTTCGGCGGCGCCGAGATTGCCAGAAAAGTTCTTGAACCGCTCATGGATCTCGGCGTTCCACTCCTCGCTGTCCACGGAAACTGCGACGGCAGAGACGTCCCAGAGTTGCTTGAAAAACTCAGAATATCTCTCCACAACAAGAGAAGAGAAGCGAACGGCACCGGCTTCGTGGGGATAGGAGGCTCGAACATAACGCCCTTCAACACCATCTGGGAACTCACGGAGGATGAGATACGGGAAATCCTAACGAAAAACTACAAGCCAGGAGACATTATTCTATCCCACGCTCCACCGAAGGACACCAAAGCCGACAGAGTTCACTCGGGCCTTCACGTGGGGAGCACTGCCCTTCGGAAGTTCATAGAGGGGAACCAGCCACCTCTCGTTGTCACGGGGCACATACATGAGGCAAGAAGCGTTGATGAGCTTGGAAAGACAGTCATAGTGAACCCAGGGCCGCTGTTTAGGGGGTACTATGCCCTTATTGAATTCGACGAAAAGAGAAAGGCGGTAAAAAACGTGGATCTGGAAAAGCTTTAA
- a CDS encoding pyridoxal phosphate-dependent aminotransferase, translated as MALSDRLDLVNPSEIRKLFDLAAGMEDVISLGIGEPDFDTPKHIKEYAKDALDKGYTHYGPNAGLPMLREAVAKKLKVQNGIEADPKTEVMILTGANQAFLMGLATFLKDNEEVLIPSPMFVSYAPAVILAGGKPVEVPTYEENEFCLNVDDLEKYVTEKTRALIINTPNNPTGSVLTKKDVEEIADFAVEHDLIVFSDEVYEHFVYDGVKNHSIASLDGMFERTITVNGFSKTFAMTGWRLGFVAAPSWIIEKMTRFQMYNSTCPVTFVQYAAAKALEDPRSWKAVEEMRKEYDRRRNLVWKRLNEMGLPTVKPKGAFYIFPRIRDTGLTDHQFSEVMLKEARVAVVPGSAFGKAGEGYIRISYATAYEKLEEAMDRMEKVLKEKKLV; from the coding sequence ATGGCGCTGAGCGACAGGCTTGACCTCGTTAACCCTTCTGAGATTAGGAAGCTCTTCGACCTCGCCGCTGGAATGGAAGATGTAATATCACTCGGAATCGGTGAGCCCGATTTTGACACACCTAAGCACATCAAAGAATACGCGAAGGATGCCCTCGACAAGGGATACACCCATTACGGCCCGAACGCGGGCCTGCCGATGCTGAGAGAGGCCGTTGCAAAGAAGCTCAAGGTGCAGAATGGCATCGAGGCAGATCCCAAAACTGAGGTGATGATCCTCACCGGGGCGAACCAGGCGTTTCTCATGGGTCTCGCGACCTTTCTGAAGGACAACGAGGAAGTCCTCATTCCATCGCCGATGTTCGTGAGTTACGCTCCGGCGGTCATTCTGGCAGGGGGTAAGCCCGTTGAAGTTCCTACCTACGAGGAGAACGAGTTTTGTCTGAACGTTGATGACCTTGAGAAGTACGTTACAGAGAAGACAAGGGCTCTTATAATAAACACCCCGAACAACCCGACTGGTTCAGTTCTCACCAAGAAGGATGTCGAGGAAATAGCGGACTTCGCGGTCGAGCACGACCTGATCGTGTTCTCTGACGAGGTCTACGAGCACTTCGTCTATGACGGCGTTAAAAACCACAGCATCGCTTCTCTCGACGGCATGTTCGAGCGCACAATTACCGTAAACGGCTTCTCCAAAACCTTCGCAATGACCGGCTGGCGCCTCGGCTTCGTCGCCGCTCCCTCCTGGATAATCGAGAAGATGACCCGCTTCCAGATGTACAACTCCACCTGTCCTGTTACCTTCGTCCAGTATGCCGCCGCCAAGGCCCTTGAAGACCCGAGGAGCTGGAAGGCAGTGGAGGAGATGAGGAAGGAGTACGACAGGAGAAGGAACCTCGTCTGGAAGCGCTTAAATGAGATGGGTCTTCCGACTGTAAAACCGAAGGGGGCGTTCTACATCTTCCCGCGCATCAGGGATACGGGATTAACCGACCACCAGTTCAGTGAGGTTATGCTTAAGGAGGCTAGAGTGGCAGTTGTCCCCGGCTCCGCCTTTGGAAAAGCCGGAGAGGGCTACATAAGGATAAGCTACGCCACAGCCTACGAGAAGCTTGAGGAAGCGATGGACAGGATGGAAAAAGTCCTGAAGGAGAAGAAACTCGTTTAA
- a CDS encoding NfeD family protein yields MNLGRIARLLLLSADELVVGVFLLLILPSLGIKVPLAVTVPLLAFLIIKDLLVAPYVLKGGLERRPLTGPEALMGLEVVVVEDLAPEGIVRVGNELWRGVCINGKAKRGEKVRVVGFRGNLLLLERQES; encoded by the coding sequence ATGAATCTGGGACGAATAGCGAGGCTCCTTCTGCTCTCCGCTGATGAACTGGTTGTCGGTGTTTTTCTTCTTTTGATACTCCCATCTCTGGGGATTAAGGTCCCCCTGGCTGTGACTGTTCCCCTTCTGGCGTTTCTAATCATTAAGGACCTTCTGGTAGCCCCCTACGTTCTCAAGGGCGGGCTTGAGAGAAGACCCCTAACAGGCCCTGAGGCTTTGATGGGGCTGGAGGTGGTGGTTGTTGAAGACCTTGCCCCCGAGGGCATCGTCAGGGTCGGAAACGAACTGTGGAGAGGAGTTTGCATAAACGGGAAAGCCAAGAGGGGAGAAAAAGTCCGGGTCGTAGGGTTCAGAGGGAACCTCCTACTACTGGAACGCCAAGAGTCCTGA
- a CDS encoding M48 family metallopeptidase, producing MKYARIGVKPDGRVVVTAPEGFNVEEFIAKNAAWLEGKLAQIEGLKELAESGFPLNGEFYKVIHGRKAKVHDRFRTVVLPPYPEDMREELKRLLRPEILELIGRYSEEMGVSPGKVFIRSQRTRWGSCSGKGNLNFNLRLMAVPPELREYVVIHELAHLKHRNHSKAFWNLVSHFYPDYRSAREKLKKWWSILELNPYWQWLEGRE from the coding sequence GTGAAGTACGCGAGGATAGGGGTGAAGCCAGACGGCAGGGTAGTTGTCACGGCCCCAGAAGGCTTCAACGTTGAGGAGTTCATAGCAAAGAACGCCGCCTGGCTGGAAGGGAAGTTGGCCCAGATCGAAGGCTTGAAAGAGCTCGCAGAGTCTGGCTTTCCCCTGAACGGCGAGTTCTACAAGGTTATACACGGGAGAAAGGCGAAAGTCCACGACCGCTTTAGGACCGTTGTTCTCCCCCCTTATCCCGAAGACATGAGAGAAGAACTGAAAAGACTTCTCCGGCCGGAGATATTGGAGCTTATTGGGAGATACAGTGAAGAAATGGGTGTTTCTCCCGGCAAGGTCTTTATCCGCTCGCAGAGGACGAGGTGGGGCAGCTGCTCTGGAAAGGGCAACCTTAACTTCAACCTCCGCCTGATGGCCGTTCCGCCGGAGCTCAGGGAGTACGTCGTCATCCACGAACTTGCCCATCTGAAGCACAGAAACCACTCAAAGGCCTTCTGGAACCTTGTTTCCCACTTCTATCCTGACTATCGCTCCGCAAGGGAGAAGCTGAAGAAGTGGTGGAGCATTTTGGAGCTGAACCCGTACTGGCAGTGGCTGGAGGGCAGGGAATGA
- a CDS encoding DUF6884 domain-containing protein, translated as MWRKKRGCSSTCGETIYKSPRIRHLYRKSKELGIPFYILSAKYGLVNADTVIEPYDKIMTTERALELLPQVKETIKEFDVVIFYRSGARREYRYLVERACRETGTRLISFGYGNMGDIRKLENFNRGDLRCRRLFLNI; from the coding sequence GTGTGGCGCAAAAAAAGAGGATGCTCCTCAACCTGCGGGGAGACTATATATAAATCTCCGCGGATTAGGCATCTGTATCGCAAGTCAAAGGAACTTGGGATTCCATTTTACATTCTTAGCGCTAAATACGGACTAGTCAACGCTGACACTGTTATCGAACCCTATGACAAAATAATGACCACTGAAAGAGCACTAGAACTTCTTCCGCAAGTCAAAGAGACTATTAAGGAATTTGATGTAGTGATTTTCTACAGAAGTGGAGCTAGAAGGGAGTATAGGTATCTCGTTGAGAGAGCCTGCAGAGAAACTGGTACTCGGTTAATAAGTTTTGGATACGGGAATATGGGGGACATAAGAAAACTAGAAAATTTTAATAGAGGAGATTTACGATGCAGGAGACTCTTCTTAAATATTTAG